The proteins below come from a single Streptomyces sp. M92 genomic window:
- a CDS encoding LysR family transcriptional regulator, with the protein MDRLLLMHSFVTVAQVGSFSGAAKKLGSSGSLVSRHVAELERQVGVRLVNRTARSVSLTEPGQRYADFATRILDEIEAEDASISQLHDRAEGTLSIICPKWIGSLDLGEAIAAFSAEHPKIQVRFELGGMSDRTYDFLDSGFDIAFHTRDLRDSGVRLKKIASLPFVLCASEGYIARCGGLDHPNDIAAHDCLVHVNDPVWRIGHGHASTLHKIRNIAFSSNSYIALQKAAVHGRGIALLPQRPVYDDLVSGALQVLLPELAVPDRPLYAIYGPGQDTPRKVSVFLDFLAAWFSQNPIPAVRT; encoded by the coding sequence GTGGACCGCCTACTCCTCATGCACAGCTTCGTCACCGTCGCCCAGGTGGGCAGCTTCAGCGGTGCCGCGAAAAAGCTGGGCTCGTCCGGTTCCCTGGTGTCCCGGCACGTCGCCGAGCTGGAACGGCAGGTGGGTGTCCGCCTCGTCAACCGCACGGCCCGGTCGGTGAGCCTCACCGAACCGGGCCAGCGGTACGCCGACTTCGCCACCCGCATCCTGGACGAGATCGAGGCCGAGGACGCCTCCATCTCCCAGCTGCACGACCGCGCCGAGGGCACCCTCAGCATCATCTGCCCGAAGTGGATAGGCAGCCTCGACCTCGGCGAGGCGATCGCCGCGTTCTCGGCGGAGCACCCGAAAATCCAGGTCCGCTTCGAACTCGGTGGCATGTCCGACCGCACCTACGACTTCCTCGACAGCGGTTTCGACATCGCCTTCCATACCCGCGATCTCCGCGATTCCGGCGTCCGGCTGAAGAAGATCGCCTCGCTGCCGTTCGTGCTGTGCGCGTCCGAGGGGTACATCGCGCGGTGCGGCGGTCTCGACCACCCGAACGACATCGCCGCCCACGACTGCCTGGTCCACGTCAACGACCCCGTGTGGCGGATAGGCCACGGTCACGCCAGCACCCTGCACAAGATCCGCAACATCGCCTTCTCGTCGAACTCCTACATCGCCCTGCAGAAGGCCGCCGTGCACGGCCGCGGCATCGCCCTGCTGCCCCAGCGTCCGGTCTACGACGACCTCGTCTCCGGCGCCCTCCAGGTGCTGCTGCCCGAGCTGGCGGTGCCGGACCGCCCGCTGTACGCGATCTACGGTCCGGGACAGGACACCCCGCGCAAGGTCAGCGTGTTCCTGGACTTCCTCGCCGCATGGTTCTCCCAGAACCCCATTCCCGCCGTGCGCACCTGA
- a CDS encoding NAD-dependent succinate-semialdehyde dehydrogenase: MTTDHGYPAVRMHIAGEWCQGGTGRTAPIVNPATEEVIGEVPLATPADLDRALDAATEGFRVWRDTPVAERTRILHAAADLIAERAADIGRVMTREQGKPLRESTGEARRTAETLRWHADDARRAYGRIIPSAPGTVLTVRREPIGPVAAFVPWNFPVGGPNRKISSALSAGCSLVIKASEETPATAMELVRCYADAGLPAGVLNLVFGEPAEVSDHLIASPATRLIAFTGSVPVGKLLAGKAGEVMKPSLMELGGHAPVIVCADADPVKAARRAAQAKWANAGQVCTSPSRFLVHESIVEEFTAEFVEAAEAVAVGDGLEDGTTMGPLANERRLKAMERLTADAVARGAKVLTGGERLDRPGYYFAPTVLTDVPEDAELMSEEPFGPLAPIVPFSDLDEALATANALPYGLAAYGFTDSAATAEKLSEELEAGILSLNHCGGSVHEAPSGGVKDSGYGREGGPEALDAYLVTKRVSHLLAP; encoded by the coding sequence ATGACCACCGATCACGGCTACCCCGCCGTCCGCATGCACATCGCGGGCGAGTGGTGCCAGGGCGGCACCGGACGTACCGCCCCCATCGTGAACCCGGCCACCGAGGAGGTGATCGGAGAGGTACCGCTGGCCACCCCCGCCGACCTCGACCGCGCGCTCGACGCCGCCACCGAGGGCTTCCGGGTCTGGCGGGACACCCCCGTCGCCGAGCGCACCCGCATCCTGCACGCCGCCGCAGACCTCATCGCCGAGCGCGCCGCCGACATCGGCCGCGTCATGACCCGGGAACAGGGCAAGCCGCTCAGGGAGTCGACCGGCGAGGCCCGCCGCACCGCCGAGACCCTGCGCTGGCACGCGGACGACGCCCGCCGCGCCTACGGCCGGATCATCCCCTCCGCCCCCGGCACCGTCCTGACCGTGCGGCGCGAGCCGATCGGACCCGTCGCCGCCTTCGTGCCGTGGAACTTCCCGGTGGGCGGCCCCAACCGGAAGATCTCCTCCGCGCTCTCGGCCGGCTGCTCCCTGGTCATCAAGGCCTCCGAGGAGACCCCGGCCACCGCGATGGAACTGGTCCGCTGCTACGCCGACGCGGGTCTGCCGGCCGGAGTGCTCAACCTCGTCTTCGGCGAGCCCGCGGAGGTCTCCGACCACCTGATCGCCTCCCCGGCCACCCGGCTGATCGCCTTCACCGGCTCCGTCCCGGTCGGTAAGCTGCTTGCCGGCAAGGCCGGCGAGGTCATGAAGCCGTCACTGATGGAGCTGGGCGGCCACGCCCCGGTGATCGTCTGCGCGGACGCCGACCCCGTCAAGGCCGCCCGCAGGGCAGCCCAGGCCAAGTGGGCCAACGCCGGACAGGTGTGCACCTCACCCAGCCGCTTCCTCGTCCACGAGTCGATCGTGGAGGAGTTCACCGCCGAGTTCGTGGAGGCCGCCGAGGCCGTGGCGGTCGGCGACGGACTGGAGGACGGCACCACCATGGGCCCCCTCGCCAACGAGCGCCGGCTGAAGGCCATGGAGCGCCTGACCGCCGACGCCGTCGCCCGCGGTGCCAAGGTGCTCACCGGCGGCGAGCGCCTGGACCGCCCCGGCTACTACTTCGCGCCGACCGTCCTCACCGATGTGCCCGAGGACGCGGAGCTGATGAGCGAAGAACCGTTCGGTCCGCTGGCGCCCATCGTTCCCTTCAGCGACCTCGACGAGGCGCTCGCGACCGCCAACGCGCTCCCCTACGGACTGGCCGCCTACGGCTTCACCGACTCCGCCGCGACCGCCGAGAAGCTGTCCGAGGAACTCGAGGCCGGCATCCTCTCCCTGAACCACTGCGGCGGCTCCGTCCACGAGGCCCCCTCCGGCGGCGTCAAGGACAGCGGCTACGGACGCGAAGGCGGACCGGAGGCCCTGGACGCCTACCTGGTCACCAAGCGCGTCTCCCACCTGCTGGCGCCATGA
- a CDS encoding VOC family protein has product MGIQRIESVTYSIDDLGECIRFFEDFGLFLLERTDEHAVFETLTGQTLHLDTGPGPLLPAPVENGPTLREVVWGVDTREELDRLLAAVGRDHTVRESADGVHHTVDRSGFGVGLTLARPKKAAAAPRPANTLGHVGRWNQALEPITRAHPLRMCHVALNIAKEGKDEAVAFYTDLLGFRPTDVVEPMGVFMQAPGDDDQHTMLLCHRPDRTGINHIAYEVPGFDDVIEGGNFMIERGWREARKLGRHTIGSNVFRFLHAPCGGRVEYATDMDRVDDTYETRVHETTPPHHIWALRTNRDQDAPAS; this is encoded by the coding sequence ATGGGAATCCAGAGAATCGAATCGGTCACCTACAGCATCGACGACCTCGGCGAATGCATCCGGTTCTTCGAAGACTTCGGCCTCTTCCTGCTGGAGCGGACCGACGAGCACGCGGTGTTCGAGACGCTCACCGGACAGACTCTCCATCTCGACACCGGCCCCGGCCCGCTGCTGCCGGCCCCCGTGGAGAACGGGCCCACGCTGCGGGAGGTCGTCTGGGGCGTCGACACCCGCGAGGAACTGGACCGCCTGCTGGCCGCCGTCGGCCGCGACCACACGGTCCGCGAGAGCGCCGACGGCGTCCACCACACCGTCGACCGCAGCGGCTTCGGCGTGGGCCTCACCCTCGCCCGGCCCAAGAAGGCGGCCGCCGCCCCCCGCCCCGCCAACACGCTGGGCCACGTGGGCCGCTGGAACCAGGCACTGGAACCGATCACCCGCGCCCACCCGCTGCGCATGTGCCACGTGGCGCTCAACATCGCCAAGGAGGGCAAGGACGAGGCCGTCGCCTTCTACACCGACCTTCTCGGCTTCCGCCCCACCGACGTCGTCGAGCCCATGGGCGTCTTCATGCAGGCCCCCGGAGACGACGACCAGCACACCATGCTGCTGTGCCACCGCCCCGACCGGACCGGCATCAACCACATCGCGTACGAGGTCCCCGGCTTCGACGACGTGATCGAGGGCGGCAACTTCATGATCGAGCGGGGCTGGCGGGAGGCCCGCAAGCTGGGCCGGCACACCATCGGCTCCAACGTCTTCCGCTTCCTGCACGCCCCCTGCGGCGGCCGCGTCGAGTACGCCACAGACATGGACCGGGTCGACGACACCTACGAGACCCGCGTGCACGAAACCACCCCACCGCACCACATTTGGGCACTGCGCACCAATCGCGACCAGGACGCCCCCGCCTCCTGA
- a CDS encoding dipeptide/oligopeptide/nickel ABC transporter permease/ATP-binding protein, with the protein MTVTEKTPAPGKTEPAPPRKQNRHGLVPRLLRQPGTVAGVGVLLLVVLIAAAAPLLAPHDPVAHNYDAVLQGPGAGHWLGTDDLGRDTLSRLLYGARVALLVSVGAVGIAMLIGVPIGLLLGYRGGWTDRLGSRLLDVSDALPGIMVGFAVIAILGRGLFSLMLAVGLIFCMSFARLTRAVTLAERERQYVESAQVAGLRTPEILFRHVLPNLTGPLAVQAAGFLGHAVVIESVLSFLGLGLESDTSSWGAMLSLAAEHQAEQTFLPFPPGIAIVITVLAFNVISDGINDALMGGGRTSVSRRFRGTLKAAAAASAAGATARQDRTKNDVGDGDSFDDSDAVLAVRHVTVALDGSDGPVPLVKDASLTLRDGEVLGLLGESGSGKSILSRSVLGLLPRGIHVTAGSVRLGGEDMAGLGEKEMRRHRGSGISVVLQDPMTALSPVHTVGRQLCEPLRLHFGMSKEQARARAVELLTRVGVRDAEGRLNDYPHQFSGGMAQRVAIAMALAAGPKVLIADEATSALDVTTQSQVLDLLLELRDEFNMSIIMITHDLGVVAETCDRVAVMYAGQIVEVGEVSGVLHRPRHPYTAALMASSPSGEVTGGRLATIPGQVPPAGSWPVGCHFADRCSFAEDGCREHPVHLAENVRCIRADDLVLEVTKP; encoded by the coding sequence ATGACCGTGACCGAGAAAACACCGGCGCCCGGCAAGACCGAGCCCGCACCGCCGAGGAAGCAGAACCGCCACGGCCTCGTGCCCCGCCTGCTGCGGCAGCCGGGAACCGTCGCCGGCGTGGGCGTACTGCTGCTGGTGGTCCTGATCGCCGCTGCCGCCCCGCTTCTCGCCCCGCACGACCCGGTCGCGCACAACTACGACGCCGTCCTCCAGGGCCCCGGCGCCGGACACTGGCTCGGCACCGACGACCTGGGCCGTGACACCCTCAGCCGGCTGCTGTACGGCGCCCGCGTCGCCCTGCTGGTCTCCGTCGGCGCCGTCGGCATCGCCATGCTCATCGGCGTGCCCATCGGACTGCTGCTCGGCTACCGCGGCGGGTGGACCGACCGGCTCGGCTCCCGGCTCCTCGACGTGTCGGACGCGCTGCCGGGCATCATGGTCGGCTTCGCCGTGATCGCGATCCTGGGCCGCGGCCTGTTCTCCCTGATGCTGGCGGTCGGCCTCATCTTCTGCATGAGCTTCGCCCGGCTCACCCGTGCCGTGACCCTTGCCGAACGCGAACGCCAGTACGTGGAGTCCGCGCAGGTGGCCGGGTTGCGCACACCGGAGATCCTCTTCCGGCACGTGCTGCCCAACCTCACCGGGCCGCTCGCCGTGCAGGCCGCCGGGTTCCTCGGCCACGCCGTCGTCATCGAGTCCGTCCTCAGCTTCCTGGGCCTCGGCCTGGAGTCCGACACCTCCTCCTGGGGGGCGATGCTCTCCCTCGCCGCGGAGCACCAGGCCGAGCAGACCTTCCTGCCGTTCCCGCCCGGCATCGCCATCGTGATCACTGTGCTCGCGTTCAACGTGATCAGCGACGGCATCAACGACGCCCTCATGGGCGGCGGCCGAACCTCCGTCAGCCGCCGGTTCCGCGGCACCCTCAAGGCCGCGGCGGCCGCGTCCGCCGCCGGCGCCACGGCGCGGCAGGACAGGACCAAGAATGACGTCGGGGACGGCGACAGCTTCGACGACTCCGACGCCGTGCTTGCCGTGCGGCACGTCACGGTCGCCCTCGACGGTTCCGACGGACCCGTCCCGTTGGTGAAGGACGCCAGTCTCACCCTGCGCGACGGAGAGGTCCTCGGCCTGCTGGGCGAGTCCGGCTCGGGCAAGTCGATCCTGTCCCGCTCCGTCCTCGGTCTGCTGCCCCGCGGCATCCATGTGACCGCGGGGTCGGTGCGGCTGGGCGGCGAGGACATGGCGGGCCTCGGGGAGAAGGAGATGCGGCGCCACCGCGGTTCCGGCATCTCCGTGGTGCTCCAGGACCCGATGACCGCGCTCTCCCCGGTGCACACCGTGGGCAGGCAGCTCTGCGAGCCGCTGCGGCTGCACTTCGGCATGTCGAAGGAGCAGGCCAGGGCCCGTGCCGTCGAACTGCTCACCCGGGTCGGGGTGCGTGACGCCGAAGGACGGCTCAACGACTACCCGCACCAGTTCTCCGGAGGCATGGCCCAGCGCGTGGCCATCGCCATGGCGCTGGCGGCCGGGCCCAAGGTGCTCATCGCCGACGAGGCGACCAGCGCGCTCGACGTGACGACCCAGAGTCAGGTCCTCGACCTGCTGCTGGAACTCCGCGACGAGTTCAACATGTCCATCATCATGATCACCCATGACCTGGGTGTGGTGGCCGAGACCTGTGACCGGGTCGCCGTCATGTACGCCGGCCAGATCGTGGAGGTCGGCGAGGTGTCCGGCGTGCTCCACCGGCCCCGCCACCCGTACACCGCCGCCCTGATGGCGTCCAGCCCCTCGGGAGAGGTCACCGGAGGACGCCTGGCCACCATTCCCGGCCAGGTGCCGCCGGCCGGCTCCTGGCCCGTCGGCTGCCACTTCGCCGACCGCTGCTCCTTCGCCGAGGACGGCTGCCGTGAGCACCCCGTGCACCTCGCGGAGAACGTCCGCTGCATCCGTGCCGACGACCTCGTCCTGGAGGTGACCAAGCCGTGA
- a CDS encoding ABC transporter ATP-binding protein: MKTAPLTESAAPGPDDAPLLEVRDLSVSYRTGRAASWRHTDTPVVDRVSFDIRPGETLGLVGESGSGKSTIGRTILRLIDPVSGTITFDGREVTAFGRSTPLSYRRDVQAVFQDPASSLNPRHIVRDAVTGPLRRHGRGSRKEREEAAAEAFHMVGLNPALLTRYPMELSGGQRQRVAIARAIALKPRLVICDEAVSALDVSTQSQIVNLLADLQESTGVSFLFITHDLRLVRHISQRLAVLQHGRLVEFEETEQLFRTTKQPYTRRLLAAIPATDPEGREHRRARRAAHRKSPDTT, encoded by the coding sequence GTGAAGACCGCACCCCTCACCGAGTCCGCCGCCCCGGGGCCGGACGACGCCCCCCTGCTGGAAGTCCGCGACCTCAGCGTCAGCTACCGCACCGGACGGGCCGCCTCCTGGCGGCACACCGACACCCCCGTCGTCGACCGCGTCAGCTTCGACATCCGGCCCGGGGAGACCCTGGGCCTGGTCGGCGAGTCCGGCTCCGGCAAGTCGACCATCGGCCGCACCATCCTGCGCCTCATCGACCCGGTGTCCGGCACGATCACGTTCGACGGACGCGAGGTCACCGCCTTCGGCCGGTCCACCCCGCTGTCCTACCGACGGGACGTGCAGGCCGTCTTCCAGGACCCGGCTTCCTCGCTCAACCCCCGGCACATCGTGCGCGACGCCGTCACCGGGCCCCTGCGCCGCCACGGCAGGGGCTCGCGCAAGGAACGGGAGGAGGCCGCCGCCGAGGCGTTCCACATGGTCGGCCTGAACCCGGCCCTGCTCACCCGCTACCCCATGGAACTGTCCGGTGGCCAGCGGCAGCGGGTGGCCATCGCCCGCGCCATCGCGCTGAAGCCCCGGCTGGTCATCTGCGACGAGGCGGTCAGCGCGCTGGACGTCTCCACCCAGAGCCAGATCGTCAACCTGCTCGCCGACCTCCAGGAGTCCACCGGGGTCAGCTTTCTGTTCATCACGCACGACCTGCGCCTGGTGCGCCACATCTCGCAGCGCCTAGCCGTCCTGCAGCACGGCCGACTGGTGGAGTTCGAGGAGACCGAGCAGTTGTTCCGCACGACCAAGCAGCCCTACACCCGCAGGCTGCTGGCGGCCATCCCGGCCACCGACCCAGAGGGCCGCGAACACCGCAGGGCCCGCCGCGCCGCCCACCGCAAGTCTCCGGATACCACATGA
- a CDS encoding VOC family protein: protein MSAEPRYIHHVNFPTTDPDRTAEWYSRVFGMKRIQPKSNTRVVLMTRGNFDLHFTPVEEMERMAPYHFAVEVDDWDDFLAHLKELGIRHTRPIQRPENQSKFCYIHDPDHTMIELVYHAKRPN, encoded by the coding sequence ATGAGCGCAGAACCCCGCTACATCCACCACGTCAACTTCCCCACCACCGACCCGGACCGCACCGCCGAGTGGTACTCCAGGGTCTTCGGCATGAAGCGGATCCAGCCCAAGTCCAACACCCGCGTGGTGCTGATGACCCGCGGCAACTTCGACCTGCACTTCACCCCGGTCGAGGAGATGGAGCGCATGGCGCCCTACCACTTCGCCGTCGAGGTCGACGACTGGGACGACTTCCTCGCCCACCTCAAGGAGCTGGGAATCCGGCACACCCGCCCCATCCAGCGCCCCGAGAACCAGTCCAAGTTCTGCTACATCCACGACCCGGACCACACCATGATCGAGCTGGTCTACCACGCCAAGCGCCCCAACTAA
- a CDS encoding ABC transporter permease: protein MMGKLIAYRLALVLPQLALVSLLVFFLTYLVPGSPAAAILGAGATPESLAQVESDLGLDQPFAERLVDWFGAALTGDLGLSYSNSLPVSDLIAERLPATLSLVGGGLVFAGVFGILLGVLAALRPGPLDRAINGVTSLGLAIPEFWFGLILSLVFAVQLGWVPVVAYTPLVEDPAAWFTGMILPSVALGAPAAAMVARQTRGAMAKSLRAPYIDNLTAVGVPRTRVVVRYALKNAMIPVLASTGLTLRILIGASFVVETVFAVPGLGELLLHSVIGKDFPVVQGAVLVVAVLVIGVNLVLDVGYGLLDPKVRPQ, encoded by the coding sequence ATGATGGGCAAGCTCATCGCCTACCGCCTCGCCCTGGTCCTGCCGCAGTTGGCCCTGGTCTCCCTGCTCGTGTTCTTCCTGACGTACCTGGTGCCCGGCAGCCCCGCCGCGGCCATCCTCGGCGCCGGCGCGACCCCGGAGAGCCTCGCCCAGGTCGAGTCCGACCTAGGACTGGACCAGCCGTTCGCCGAGCGGCTGGTGGACTGGTTCGGGGCCGCGCTCACCGGCGACCTCGGACTGTCGTACTCCAACAGCCTGCCGGTGAGCGACCTGATCGCCGAACGGCTCCCCGCGACCCTCTCCCTCGTCGGCGGCGGCCTGGTCTTCGCCGGTGTCTTCGGCATCCTGCTCGGCGTGCTCGCCGCGCTCAGGCCCGGTCCCCTGGACCGGGCGATCAACGGCGTGACGTCCCTGGGTCTGGCCATCCCGGAGTTCTGGTTCGGGCTGATCCTGTCGCTGGTCTTCGCCGTGCAGCTGGGCTGGGTGCCGGTGGTCGCCTACACGCCCCTCGTCGAGGACCCCGCCGCCTGGTTCACCGGCATGATCCTGCCGTCCGTCGCGCTCGGCGCACCCGCCGCCGCCATGGTGGCCCGGCAGACCCGCGGTGCCATGGCCAAGTCCCTGAGGGCCCCCTACATCGACAACCTCACCGCGGTCGGCGTGCCCCGCACCCGAGTCGTGGTGCGGTACGCCCTGAAGAACGCCATGATCCCCGTGCTCGCCTCCACCGGCCTCACCCTGCGCATCCTGATCGGCGCGAGCTTCGTCGTCGAGACGGTCTTCGCCGTTCCCGGCCTGGGCGAACTGCTCCTGCACAGCGTGATCGGCAAGGACTTCCCCGTTGTCCAGGGTGCCGTCCTCGTGGTCGCCGTCCTCGTCATCGGCGTCAATCTCGTTCTGGACGTGGGCTACGGCCTGCTCGACCCGAAGGTTCGCCCCCAATGA
- a CDS encoding fumarylacetoacetate hydrolase family protein: MRYARVSVGGRAVWGRVGQHDVELLSGSPLDETDVHVIGTVPRARAQWLPPVVPSVFYAVGMNYPRHIEHAGVATPERPEVGYRANNALTGHLSPIVKPAEVTGRFEAEPELVAVIGRTLRRATHDEARKSVFGWTIGNDVSARTWQHQDRTFWRSKNSDTFKPMGPWIETDVDALAQTTILRVNGETRAEFPTGDMVFDPYDHIVEITKHITMHPGDVLWMGAESVCQIEPGDTVDVEIGGIGVLSNPVLLEGNQS; this comes from the coding sequence ATGAGGTACGCACGCGTCTCCGTCGGCGGACGGGCGGTGTGGGGCCGCGTCGGGCAGCACGACGTCGAACTGCTCTCCGGCTCCCCTCTCGACGAGACCGACGTCCACGTCATCGGCACGGTCCCGCGCGCCCGCGCGCAGTGGCTGCCGCCGGTAGTCCCGTCCGTCTTCTACGCCGTCGGCATGAACTACCCCCGGCACATCGAGCACGCGGGAGTGGCGACCCCCGAGCGCCCCGAGGTCGGCTACCGGGCCAACAACGCCCTCACCGGCCACCTCTCGCCGATCGTTAAGCCCGCCGAGGTGACGGGCCGCTTCGAGGCCGAGCCCGAACTCGTCGCCGTCATCGGCCGCACCCTGCGCCGCGCCACCCACGACGAGGCCCGCAAGTCGGTCTTCGGCTGGACCATCGGCAACGACGTCAGCGCGCGCACCTGGCAGCACCAGGACCGCACCTTCTGGCGCAGCAAGAACAGCGACACCTTCAAGCCGATGGGCCCCTGGATCGAGACCGACGTCGACGCCCTCGCGCAGACCACCATCCTTCGCGTCAACGGCGAGACGCGCGCCGAGTTCCCGACCGGCGACATGGTCTTCGACCCCTACGACCACATCGTCGAGATCACCAAGCACATCACCATGCACCCCGGTGACGTGCTGTGGATGGGCGCCGAGTCCGTCTGCCAGATCGAGCCCGGCGACACCGTGGACGTCGAGATCGGCGGCATCGGCGTGCTGTCCAACCCCGTACTCCTCGAAGGGAACCAGTCATGA
- a CDS encoding carboxymuconolactone decarboxylase family protein — MRLPVLTDEEMDPRQQELAARIAGRRGAVRGPFRVWLHSPEMCERAESLGAFARFDCSLPKHLRELSLLMAARNWDAQYSWNAHVQQAIEAGVPEAAVKAIAEQREAVFEEEGDQAFYQFCREVLENHFVTDETFARAHAHFGAKGLVDTIGALGNFTMLGMCLNTFQVDLQADREPPFPDIRGYGRVEPGQDAPSP, encoded by the coding sequence ATGAGGCTTCCCGTTCTCACCGATGAGGAAATGGATCCGCGGCAGCAGGAGCTGGCCGCGCGGATCGCCGGCCGCCGCGGAGCCGTCCGCGGGCCGTTCCGGGTCTGGCTGCACAGTCCGGAGATGTGTGAACGCGCCGAGTCCCTCGGTGCCTTCGCCCGCTTCGACTGCAGCCTCCCCAAGCACCTGCGCGAGTTGTCGCTCCTGATGGCCGCCCGGAACTGGGATGCCCAGTACTCCTGGAACGCCCACGTGCAGCAGGCGATCGAGGCGGGCGTCCCGGAGGCGGCCGTGAAGGCGATCGCCGAGCAGCGCGAGGCCGTTTTCGAGGAGGAGGGGGACCAGGCCTTCTACCAGTTCTGCCGGGAGGTCCTCGAAAACCACTTCGTCACCGACGAGACCTTCGCCCGCGCTCACGCCCACTTCGGCGCCAAGGGGCTGGTCGACACCATCGGCGCGCTCGGGAACTTCACCATGCTGGGAATGTGCCTGAACACCTTCCAGGTGGACCTTCAGGCCGACAGGGAGCCGCCCTTCCCCGACATCCGCGGTTACGGGCGCGTCGAACCCGGCCAGGACGCCCCGTCGCCCTGA
- a CDS encoding ABC transporter substrate-binding protein, which produces MKSSKNSTKPKALALASVAAVMVLAGCSGNAASQDKSTSGTLAANWGGFPESWAPGAEMEAGYMRVPYENLVALDGQGEITPMLATKWEQTDKALTLTLREGVTFHDGTPFDADAVKVNLESIRDGKTAYAGPLKVIESVDAVDAHTVRLNLSEPSPSLITQLSTRGAPMGSPKAIKAGTIAQTPVGTGPWAYDAKSSTKGTRMTFEYYDGYWGGADSVGFQTVELYAIPEDNAATGALATGEISLTDTETTQFSRIESNASLKHLSYPAIRNNPMFFDRGEGGAFEDVRVRQAACYALNTEEIAKLEPDFKVRSQHFSEGEPGYNPDVTGYTHDLAKAEALMAEAGNPEVEVEMIAAPFNEKQMQVYAEQLGKIGIKVSVQPAAPPQYFSQWNSGRYGLGLGSNDELTPYDWYQAWFAEEAPGNPAHVESAELKKAADAAIAAGASDEADALWQDVTKIISDEALTCAHVAGEELIAWNTKVVTDVKPSTQPWETNAIDYKALRPAGK; this is translated from the coding sequence ATGAAAAGCAGCAAGAACAGCACCAAGCCCAAAGCCCTGGCCCTGGCCTCGGTGGCGGCCGTCATGGTCCTCGCGGGCTGCTCCGGCAACGCCGCGAGCCAGGACAAGTCCACCTCCGGCACCCTGGCCGCGAACTGGGGCGGCTTTCCGGAGAGCTGGGCGCCGGGCGCCGAGATGGAAGCCGGCTATATGCGGGTCCCGTACGAGAACCTGGTGGCCCTCGACGGTCAGGGCGAGATCACACCGATGCTCGCCACCAAGTGGGAGCAGACGGACAAGGCGCTGACCCTCACCCTGCGCGAGGGCGTCACCTTCCACGACGGCACTCCCTTCGACGCCGACGCCGTGAAGGTCAACCTGGAGTCCATCCGTGACGGCAAGACCGCCTACGCCGGTCCGCTCAAGGTGATCGAGTCGGTCGACGCCGTAGACGCGCACACCGTCCGCCTCAACCTCTCCGAGCCGAGCCCGTCGCTGATCACCCAGCTCTCCACCCGCGGCGCTCCCATGGGCAGCCCGAAGGCGATCAAGGCCGGCACCATCGCCCAGACCCCCGTGGGCACCGGCCCCTGGGCGTACGACGCGAAGTCCTCCACCAAGGGCACCCGGATGACGTTCGAGTACTACGACGGCTACTGGGGCGGCGCGGACAGCGTCGGCTTCCAGACGGTCGAGCTGTACGCGATACCCGAGGACAACGCGGCCACCGGCGCGCTCGCCACCGGCGAGATCTCCCTCACCGACACCGAGACCACCCAGTTCAGCCGCATCGAGTCCAACGCGAGCCTGAAGCACCTGTCCTACCCGGCGATCCGCAACAACCCGATGTTCTTCGACCGGGGCGAGGGCGGCGCCTTCGAGGACGTCAGGGTCCGGCAGGCCGCCTGCTACGCCCTCAACACCGAGGAGATCGCCAAGCTGGAGCCCGACTTCAAGGTCCGCAGCCAGCACTTCAGCGAGGGCGAGCCCGGCTACAACCCGGACGTCACGGGCTACACCCACGACCTCGCCAAGGCCGAGGCGCTGATGGCCGAAGCCGGTAACCCCGAGGTCGAGGTCGAGATGATCGCGGCCCCGTTCAACGAGAAGCAGATGCAGGTGTACGCCGAGCAGCTCGGCAAGATCGGCATCAAGGTCTCCGTGCAGCCCGCGGCCCCGCCGCAGTACTTCTCCCAGTGGAACAGCGGACGCTACGGCCTGGGCCTCGGCTCCAACGACGAGCTGACCCCCTACGACTGGTACCAGGCGTGGTTCGCCGAGGAGGCCCCCGGCAACCCCGCGCACGTGGAGAGTGCCGAGCTGAAGAAGGCCGCCGACGCGGCCATCGCCGCCGGCGCCTCCGACGAGGCGGACGCGCTCTGGCAGGACGTCACCAAGATCATCTCTGATGAGGCCCTGACCTGCGCCCACGTGGCGGGTGAGGAGCTGATCGCCTGGAACACCAAGGTCGTCACCGACGTCAAGCCCTCCACCCAGCCGTGGGAGACCAACGCCATCGACTACAAGGCCCTGCGCCCGGCCGGAAAGTGA